The proteins below come from a single Pseudarthrobacter sp. SSS035 genomic window:
- the nrdI gene encoding class Ib ribonucleoside-diphosphate reductase assembly flavoprotein NrdI, whose amino-acid sequence MSALAVARAQVAPLAPVTTQSQLIYFSSTSENTSRFVAKLGCELARIPLHAKDAPLLATRPYVLVVPTYGGTGGEGSVPKQVIRFLNDPQNRQLIRGVIGAGNTNFGDNYCMAADIIAAKCNVPRLYRFELMGTPEDVARVHNGLDTFWTRLSQTQK is encoded by the coding sequence GTGTCAGCACTGGCAGTAGCCAGGGCCCAGGTGGCCCCGTTGGCGCCTGTCACCACACAGAGCCAGCTCATCTACTTTTCCTCCACCTCCGAGAACACCAGCCGCTTTGTCGCGAAGCTCGGATGTGAGCTGGCACGGATCCCGCTCCATGCAAAGGATGCACCCCTTCTCGCCACCCGGCCTTACGTCCTGGTTGTGCCGACGTACGGGGGCACCGGGGGAGAGGGCTCCGTGCCCAAGCAGGTGATCCGCTTTCTGAACGACCCGCAGAACAGGCAACTGATCCGTGGGGTTATCGGTGCAGGCAACACAAACTTCGGGGACAACTACTGCATGGCCGCGGACATTATTGCCGCCAAGTGCAACGTCCCCCGGCTTTACAGATTTGAACTAATGGGCACGCCAGAAGACGTGGCCCGCGTACACAATGGATTGGACACGTTTTGGACACGACTGTCGCAGACACAGAAGTAA
- the nrdE gene encoding class 1b ribonucleoside-diphosphate reductase subunit alpha, with the protein MPAAYKGLGYHELNAMLNLYGPNGEIQFEADREAAHQYFLQHVNNNTVFFHDLEEKLDYLVKNQYYERETLDQYTMNFIRELYNRAYKKKFRFETFLGAFKFYTSYTLKTFDGNRFLERYEDRVCMVALHLARGDEKLALQMVDEIIEGRFQPATPTFLNAGKKQRGELVSCFLLRIEDNMESIGRSINSALQLSKRGGGVAFALTNIREVGAPIKQIENQSSGVIPVMKLLEDSFSYANQLGARQGAGAVYLHAHHPDIYRFLDTKRENADEKIRIKTLSLGVVIPDITFELAKKDEDMYLFSPYDVERVYGMPFSDVSVTEKYYEMVDDSRIKKTKIKAREFFQTLAEIQFESGYPYIMFEDTVNRENPIDGKIIMSNLCSEILQVSQPTTYHDDLSYDQTGKDISCNLGSLNIAKAMDSPDFGLTIETAIRSLSAVSDMSNITSVPSIARGNDQSHAIGLGQMNLHGYLARERVHYGSEEGLDFTNIYFYSVVYHAVRASNLLSIQTGQTFGGFEKSKYASGEFFDKYTEQEWVPQTEKVAELFKNIHIPTQDDWRELKASVMEHGIYNQNLQAVPPTGSISYINNSTSSIHPVASKIEIRKEGKLGRVYYPAPYLTNDNLEYYQDAYELGYEKVIDTYAAATQHVDQGLSLTLFFKDTATTRDINRAQIYAWKKGIKTIYYIRLRQLALEGTEVDNCVSCML; encoded by the coding sequence ATGCCGGCCGCCTATAAGGGCCTGGGCTATCACGAGCTCAACGCCATGCTGAACCTGTACGGTCCGAACGGCGAGATCCAGTTCGAGGCCGACCGCGAGGCTGCACACCAGTACTTCCTGCAGCACGTGAACAACAACACCGTCTTTTTCCATGACCTGGAAGAGAAGCTCGACTACCTGGTGAAGAACCAGTACTACGAGCGCGAAACCCTCGACCAGTACACGATGAACTTCATCCGCGAGCTCTACAACCGCGCGTACAAGAAGAAGTTCCGCTTCGAGACCTTCCTGGGCGCGTTCAAGTTCTACACGTCCTACACGCTGAAGACGTTCGACGGCAATCGATTCCTGGAACGCTACGAGGACCGCGTCTGCATGGTGGCCCTGCACCTGGCCCGTGGCGACGAGAAGCTCGCCCTGCAGATGGTGGACGAGATCATCGAAGGCCGCTTCCAGCCGGCCACGCCCACGTTCCTGAACGCCGGCAAGAAGCAGCGCGGCGAGCTGGTCTCCTGCTTCCTGCTCCGCATCGAAGACAACATGGAATCGATCGGCCGGTCCATCAACTCGGCGCTGCAGCTGTCCAAGCGCGGCGGCGGTGTGGCGTTCGCGCTGACCAACATCCGCGAAGTGGGCGCCCCGATCAAGCAGATCGAGAACCAGTCCTCCGGCGTCATCCCCGTGATGAAGCTCCTCGAGGACAGCTTCTCCTACGCCAACCAGCTCGGTGCCCGCCAGGGTGCCGGTGCGGTGTACCTGCACGCGCACCACCCGGACATCTACCGCTTCCTGGACACCAAGCGCGAGAACGCGGATGAGAAGATCCGCATCAAGACCCTCTCGCTGGGCGTTGTCATCCCGGACATCACGTTCGAGCTGGCCAAGAAGGACGAGGACATGTACCTGTTCTCCCCGTACGACGTCGAGCGCGTCTACGGCATGCCGTTCTCCGACGTCTCGGTCACCGAGAAGTACTACGAGATGGTGGACGATTCCCGGATCAAGAAGACCAAGATCAAGGCGCGCGAGTTCTTCCAGACCCTCGCCGAGATCCAGTTCGAATCCGGCTACCCGTACATCATGTTCGAGGACACCGTGAACCGGGAAAACCCGATCGACGGCAAGATCATCATGTCCAACCTGTGCTCGGAGATCCTCCAGGTTTCCCAGCCCACCACGTACCATGATGACCTGTCCTACGACCAGACCGGCAAGGACATCTCCTGCAACCTGGGCTCGCTGAACATCGCCAAGGCCATGGACAGCCCGGACTTCGGCCTGACCATCGAGACGGCCATCCGGTCCCTCTCGGCGGTCTCGGACATGTCCAACATCACCTCGGTGCCGTCCATCGCCCGCGGCAACGACCAGTCCCACGCCATCGGCCTGGGCCAGATGAACCTGCACGGCTACCTGGCCCGCGAGCGGGTCCACTACGGTTCCGAAGAGGGCCTGGACTTCACCAACATCTACTTCTACTCGGTGGTGTACCACGCGGTCCGCGCCTCCAACCTGCTGTCCATCCAGACGGGACAGACCTTCGGCGGTTTCGAGAAGTCCAAGTACGCCTCGGGCGAGTTCTTCGACAAGTACACGGAGCAGGAGTGGGTGCCGCAGACCGAGAAGGTCGCGGAGCTGTTCAAGAACATCCACATCCCCACCCAGGATGACTGGCGCGAGCTGAAGGCCTCCGTTATGGAGCACGGCATCTACAACCAGAACCTGCAGGCCGTCCCGCCGACAGGCTCGATCTCCTACATCAACAACTCCACCTCCTCGATCCACCCGGTGGCGTCCAAGATCGAGATCCGCAAGGAAGGCAAGCTCGGCCGCGTGTACTACCCGGCGCCGTACCTGACGAACGACAACCTGGAGTACTACCAGGACGCGTACGAGCTCGGCTACGAGAAGGTCATCGACACCTATGCCGCCGCCACCCAGCACGTGGACCAGGGCCTGTCCCTGACGCTGTTCTTCAAGGACACGGCCACTACGCGCGACATCAACCGGGCCCAGATCTACGCCTGGAAGAAGGGCATCAAGACCATCTACTACATCCGTCTCCGCCAGCTCGCGCTGGAGGGAACCGAGGTGGACAACTGCGTTTCTTGCATGCTTTAG
- the nrdF gene encoding class 1b ribonucleoside-diphosphate reductase subunit beta, producing MTEKVKLLSHVEAINWNRIQDDKDVDVWNRLVNNFWLPEKIPLSNDVQSWATLTPDEQQLTMRVFTGLTLLDTIQGTVGAVSLIPDAITPHEEAVYTNIAFMESVHAKSYSSIFSTLASTKEIDEAFRWSTENVNLQKKAQIVMDYYQGDDPLKRKVASTLLESFLFYSGFYLPMYWSSRAKLTNTADLIRLIIRDEAVHGYYIGYKFQKGLEGLSEERKQEIKDYTFELLFELYENEVQYTHDLYDSVGLAEDVKKFLHYNANKALMNLGYEAMFPASVTDVNPAILSALSPNADENHDFFSGSGSSYVIGKAVNTEDDDWDF from the coding sequence ATGACCGAGAAGGTCAAGCTGCTTAGCCACGTCGAAGCGATCAACTGGAACCGCATCCAGGACGATAAGGACGTAGACGTCTGGAACCGCCTGGTCAACAACTTCTGGCTGCCCGAGAAGATCCCGCTGTCCAACGACGTCCAGTCGTGGGCCACACTGACCCCGGACGAGCAGCAGCTCACCATGCGCGTATTCACCGGCCTGACGCTGCTGGACACCATCCAGGGCACCGTCGGCGCCGTGTCGTTGATTCCGGACGCGATCACCCCGCACGAGGAAGCCGTCTACACGAACATTGCGTTCATGGAGTCCGTTCACGCCAAGAGCTACTCCTCGATCTTCTCCACGCTGGCCTCCACCAAGGAGATCGACGAGGCATTCCGCTGGTCCACCGAGAACGTGAACCTTCAGAAGAAGGCCCAGATCGTCATGGACTACTACCAGGGCGACGATCCCCTGAAGCGCAAGGTGGCCTCCACGCTGCTGGAGTCCTTCCTGTTCTACTCGGGCTTCTACCTGCCCATGTACTGGTCCTCACGGGCCAAGCTGACGAATACGGCTGACCTGATCCGCCTGATCATCCGCGACGAAGCCGTCCATGGCTACTACATCGGCTACAAGTTCCAGAAGGGCCTTGAGGGCCTGTCCGAGGAGCGCAAGCAGGAGATCAAGGACTACACGTTCGAACTGCTCTTCGAGCTGTACGAAAACGAAGTCCAGTACACGCACGACCTCTATGACTCCGTTGGCCTGGCCGAGGACGTCAAGAAGTTCCTGCACTACAACGCCAACAAAGCACTGATGAACCTGGGCTACGAGGCCATGTTCCCGGCTTCCGTCACCGACGTGAACCCGGCCATCCTCTCGGCCCTGTCCCCGAACGCCGACGAGAACCACGACTTCTTCTCGGGGTCCGGTTCGTCGTATGTCATCGGCAAGGCTGTCAACACTGAGGATGACGACTGGGACTTCTAG
- a CDS encoding DUF4352 domain-containing protein → MTTTAFASPPQNGTYRLLDVLWETEAGKTSSNPFYFSAKDESGRKADLSMFADNQLGSGDVLPGDKSRGYIAFDMAPGAATVMISDPLMQESARIQIPG, encoded by the coding sequence GTGACCACGACTGCGTTTGCGTCGCCGCCGCAGAACGGAACGTACCGGCTCCTGGACGTACTGTGGGAGACCGAGGCGGGGAAGACGAGCTCGAATCCCTTCTACTTCTCAGCCAAGGATGAAAGCGGCCGCAAGGCTGACCTCAGCATGTTTGCCGATAACCAGCTTGGTTCCGGTGACGTCCTGCCGGGCGACAAGTCCCGAGGGTATATCGCGTTCGACATGGCGCCCGGGGCGGCGACCGTGATGATCTCCGACCCGCTGATGCAGGAATCGGCGCGGATCCAGATCCCGGGGTAA
- a CDS encoding aminotransferase class I/II-fold pyridoxal phosphate-dependent enzyme, with amino-acid sequence MNDPTSISQTTSAVSDRAARLASIPSFQRVNAYIREYSARGHRQVPGCDFTLGNPHQMPADRYVNTLRDALAPQNDQWFAYQTNGEAGREAAAQSLHRLLNVPFRTEDIYLTTGGFAAIALALKTVADPGDEIIYSLPPWFLYEPLILEAGLVPVKVKINTTTFDLDLDAIEAAITERTRVLIVNSPNNPTGRIYPPELLARLAELMEAASARIGRRIYLISDEAYNRIVFDGLRFHSPVEFYPHTLLAYSYGKTHLSPGERVGYLALPPTMPQRDEMEPAITGLQVAMGWVYPNALLQHALPELERFTIDVGQLQRRRDRLVDVLGGMGYLVRRPEGTFYLYVTSPISDDEAFATSLARRDVFVLPGVLFETPGFFRISLTANEDMIERSLPAFEAAMKESRP; translated from the coding sequence ATGAACGATCCGACATCCATATCCCAGACAACCTCGGCGGTATCTGATCGCGCTGCACGGCTGGCGTCGATCCCCTCCTTTCAGCGGGTTAACGCCTATATCCGGGAGTACAGTGCCCGCGGGCACAGGCAGGTGCCGGGCTGCGACTTCACCCTCGGCAATCCGCACCAGATGCCGGCCGACCGCTACGTGAATACGCTGCGGGACGCGCTGGCTCCTCAGAATGATCAGTGGTTCGCCTACCAGACCAACGGCGAGGCCGGCCGGGAAGCAGCCGCTCAATCCCTTCACAGGCTTCTGAATGTGCCCTTCCGGACGGAGGATATTTACCTCACCACCGGCGGCTTCGCCGCCATTGCCCTTGCGCTGAAGACCGTCGCCGATCCCGGCGACGAGATCATTTACAGCCTGCCGCCCTGGTTCCTATACGAGCCGCTGATCCTTGAAGCCGGGCTCGTACCGGTGAAGGTGAAAATCAACACAACCACGTTCGACCTGGACCTCGACGCGATCGAGGCCGCCATCACGGAACGCACCCGGGTATTGATCGTCAACTCGCCCAACAATCCCACCGGGCGGATTTATCCCCCCGAATTGCTGGCCCGGCTGGCCGAATTGATGGAGGCGGCCTCGGCGAGGATTGGACGGCGGATTTACCTCATCTCGGACGAAGCCTACAACCGGATCGTTTTCGACGGCTTGCGATTCCACAGCCCTGTGGAGTTCTACCCGCACACGCTCCTGGCCTACTCCTACGGCAAGACCCATCTCTCCCCGGGCGAGCGCGTCGGCTACCTGGCGTTGCCGCCCACCATGCCGCAGCGGGATGAGATGGAGCCGGCGATCACCGGCCTGCAGGTGGCGATGGGCTGGGTGTATCCGAACGCCCTGCTGCAGCACGCGCTTCCCGAACTGGAGAGGTTCACCATCGACGTCGGCCAGTTGCAGCGGCGCCGGGACCGTCTCGTCGATGTGCTCGGCGGCATGGGGTACCTCGTCCGGCGGCCGGAGGGCACGTTCTACCTGTATGTCACGTCCCCCATTTCGGACGACGAGGCGTTCGCCACCTCACTTGCCCGCCGGGATGTCTTCGTGTTGCCGGGCGTGCTGTTCGAGACGCCTGGCTTCTTCCGGATCTCCCTGACAGCCAACGAGGACATGATCGAACGCAGCTTGCCGGCATTCGAAGCGGCGATGAAGGAAAGCCGCCCGTGA
- a CDS encoding VOC family protein — protein MALRLVQVNFKARDDSTLGRFWAEALGWGVSSEGPGVTNVEPVDFAWPDPAAVCIDVVTVPDPETVRYRAHLDLATTNAAHHAELVARLLELGATPADVGQGDVPWTVLADPEGNVFCVLEPRPIYRDTGPIATVVVNCADPRALARFWGEATDWTVHEVNDDHARLRSAKGVGPYLELLRTTNEETVWNRAHLDLMPYPGDDQAAEVARLRALGATDADVGQGDVPWVCLADPEGNEFCVLTPG, from the coding sequence ATGGCGCTGCGACTTGTTCAGGTGAATTTCAAGGCTCGGGATGACTCAACGCTGGGCCGGTTTTGGGCGGAGGCGCTCGGCTGGGGTGTTTCCAGCGAGGGACCCGGTGTGACGAATGTTGAACCTGTGGACTTCGCATGGCCGGACCCCGCCGCCGTCTGCATCGATGTCGTCACCGTCCCGGACCCCGAGACGGTGAGGTACCGCGCGCACCTCGATCTGGCCACCACCAATGCGGCCCATCACGCGGAGCTGGTCGCGCGCCTGTTGGAACTCGGCGCGACGCCCGCCGACGTGGGCCAGGGTGATGTGCCGTGGACAGTCCTGGCCGACCCGGAAGGCAATGTGTTCTGTGTACTGGAGCCGCGACCGATCTACCGGGACACCGGGCCGATCGCCACGGTGGTGGTCAACTGCGCGGATCCGCGGGCCCTGGCCCGGTTCTGGGGCGAGGCCACGGACTGGACCGTGCACGAGGTGAACGACGATCATGCGAGGCTGCGTTCGGCCAAGGGCGTCGGGCCGTATCTGGAACTACTTCGCACGACTAACGAGGAGACCGTGTGGAACCGTGCCCATCTCGACCTGATGCCGTACCCAGGTGATGATCAGGCGGCAGAAGTGGCCAGGCTGCGGGCGCTGGGCGCCACTGACGCCGACGTCGGCCAGGGCGATGTGCCATGGGTGTGCCTCGCCGACCCGGAGGGCAACGAGTTCTGCGTCCTCACACCGGGCTGA
- a CDS encoding beta-propeller fold lactonase family protein yields MRFLTGLSRRYQGRRSAPDMKQLGAGTRRFRRGRPASLGFRRRAAIISTILTALMLVGNIPATAAATVTSTIPVGTQPYGVAFTADGSTAYVTNAGSSTMSVVDVASGTVTSTIDVGATPRGVAFTPDGSTAYVINSDSDSVSVIDVASGTVTPTELGNPAYFSTPYGVAFTPDGSTAYVTNFGGSNTVSVIDVASSTVTSQIPVGPHPFGVAFTPDGSTAYVTIPDSDTVSVVDVASSTVTSTIPVGPHPFGVTFTPDGSTAYVTNANSDTVSVIDVASGTVTSTIPVGTAPYGVAVTPDGSTAYVTNSGSDTVSVIDVASGTVTSTIPVGPEPVGVAFTPDGSTAYVTNYGSDTVSVITVNPVPPVFTADTPPTKATTRAAYSYTFTATGDPAPTFYVSSGALPAGLSLDSSTGVLSGTPTKAGKATFTVTATNGISPDAVTPRITITVTKGKGR; encoded by the coding sequence ATGCGGTTCTTAACAGGATTGTCCCGGCGGTACCAGGGGCGGCGTTCCGCCCCGGACATGAAACAACTGGGAGCCGGCACACGCCGGTTCCGCCGGGGTAGACCCGCTTCCCTCGGGTTCCGGCGGCGTGCGGCCATCATCAGCACGATCCTGACGGCGCTCATGCTGGTCGGCAATATCCCGGCAACCGCCGCGGCCACGGTGACCTCCACGATCCCGGTCGGGACGCAACCGTACGGTGTTGCGTTCACCGCGGACGGGTCGACAGCCTACGTCACCAACGCCGGCTCCTCCACGATGTCGGTCGTCGATGTGGCGTCGGGCACGGTGACCTCCACGATCGACGTCGGGGCTACCCCACGGGGTGTTGCGTTCACCCCGGACGGGTCGACAGCCTACGTCATCAACTCCGATTCCGACTCGGTGTCGGTCATCGATGTGGCGTCGGGCACGGTGACCCCCACTGAGCTTGGCAACCCTGCCTACTTTTCGACGCCGTACGGTGTTGCGTTCACCCCGGACGGGTCGACGGCGTACGTGACCAACTTCGGCGGTTCCAACACGGTGTCGGTCATCGATGTGGCGTCGAGCACGGTGACCTCCCAGATCCCGGTCGGGCCGCATCCGTTTGGTGTTGCGTTCACCCCGGACGGGTCGACCGCCTACGTCACCATCCCCGATTCCGACACGGTGTCGGTCGTCGATGTGGCGTCGAGCACGGTGACCTCCACGATCCCGGTCGGGCCGCATCCGTTTGGTGTTACGTTCACCCCGGACGGGTCGACAGCCTACGTCACCAACGCCAATTCCGACACGGTGTCGGTCATCGATGTGGCGTCGGGCACGGTGACCTCCACGATCCCGGTCGGGACGGCTCCGTACGGTGTTGCGGTCACCCCGGACGGGTCGACAGCCTACGTCACCAACTCCGGTTCCGACACGGTGTCGGTCATCGATGTGGCGTCGGGCACGGTGACCTCCACGATCCCGGTCGGGCCGGAACCGGTCGGTGTTGCGTTCACCCCGGACGGGTCGACAGCCTACGTCACCAATTACGGTTCCGACACGGTGTCGGTCATCACGGTGAACCCGGTACCCCCGGTGTTCACTGCGGACACACCCCCGACCAAAGCGACCACGCGTGCCGCCTACAGCTACACGTTCACCGCCACGGGTGACCCGGCCCCCACGTTCTACGTGTCCTCCGGTGCACTGCCCGCAGGGCTGAGCCTGGACTCCAGCACGGGGGTCCTTTCCGGGACCCCGACCAAGGCCGGCAAGGCAACGTTTACGGTGACCGCCACCAACGGCATCAGCCCCGACGCAGTCACCCCACGCATCACGATCACCGTGACCAAGGGCAAGGGCCGCTGA
- the istA gene encoding IS21 family transposase: protein MINLDDWAEIRHLFSTGKHSKREIGRIVGVSRGTVDRALESDRAPKYQRASGVSSFDAFAPRVRELLVKTPTMPAATLAERVGWSGSASLFRAKVAAIRPEYAPPDPADRLVHEPGFQVQCDLWFPHEPLPVGAGQSDTPPVLVMTSAFSGFIQARMLPSRTTPDLLGGMWTLLQDAQAVPSRLLWDNESGIGRRKPTEPVAAFAGSLGLEIKLLPPRDPESKGMVERMNRFFRQRFMPGRDFRSPADFNGQLEDWLPKANHRYSRSRHGRPDELIVLDRERMRELPPVSPEAVFRNAVRLPRDYYVRVFSNDYSVDPSFIGRIVDIVADLDTVWVTHEGVIIATHVRAWARHLVVTDPVHVARAAVMRRDFRTQRVHRPEPEEVVEVRDLAAYDEIFGIDLGQQPAPLLEVAS from the coding sequence GTGATCAATTTGGATGATTGGGCGGAGATACGCCACCTGTTTTCGACAGGCAAGCACTCGAAGCGTGAGATCGGCAGGATCGTGGGGGTTTCCCGCGGAACGGTGGACCGGGCGCTGGAGTCGGACCGGGCACCGAAGTATCAGCGGGCATCCGGGGTATCGAGTTTTGATGCGTTTGCTCCCAGGGTGCGGGAGCTTTTGGTGAAGACGCCGACGATGCCGGCCGCGACGCTGGCGGAGCGGGTGGGCTGGTCCGGTTCCGCGTCGTTGTTCCGGGCGAAGGTCGCCGCGATCCGGCCGGAATACGCCCCGCCGGACCCGGCCGACCGTTTGGTCCACGAGCCGGGGTTCCAGGTCCAGTGCGATCTTTGGTTCCCGCACGAGCCGCTGCCGGTCGGTGCGGGCCAGTCCGACACGCCGCCGGTGCTGGTGATGACCTCGGCGTTCTCGGGATTCATCCAGGCACGGATGCTGCCGTCGCGGACGACGCCGGATCTTTTGGGCGGAATGTGGACGCTGCTGCAGGACGCGCAGGCGGTTCCGTCGCGGCTGTTGTGGGACAACGAGTCCGGCATTGGCAGGCGCAAACCGACGGAGCCGGTGGCCGCGTTCGCAGGCTCCCTGGGGTTGGAGATCAAGCTGCTTCCGCCGCGGGATCCGGAGTCCAAGGGCATGGTCGAGCGGATGAACAGGTTCTTCCGGCAACGCTTCATGCCGGGCCGGGACTTTCGCTCCCCGGCGGACTTCAACGGCCAGCTGGAGGACTGGCTGCCCAAGGCCAATCACCGGTATTCGCGGTCCCGCCACGGCCGCCCGGACGAGCTGATCGTCCTGGACCGGGAGAGGATGCGGGAGCTGCCGCCGGTGAGCCCGGAGGCGGTGTTCCGGAACGCGGTGCGCCTGCCGCGGGATTACTACGTGCGGGTGTTCTCCAACGACTATTCCGTGGACCCTTCATTCATTGGGCGGATCGTGGATATCGTCGCTGATCTGGACACCGTGTGGGTCACGCACGAGGGTGTCATCATTGCCACGCACGTCCGGGCGTGGGCCCGGCATCTTGTAGTGACCGATCCGGTCCATGTGGCCCGCGCGGCGGTGATGCGCCGGGACTTCCGGACCCAAAGAGTCCACCGCCCCGAACCCGAGGAAGTCGTGGAGGTGCGGGATCTGGCCGCCTACGACGAGATCTTCGGCATCGACCTCGGCCAGCAGCCGGCGCCCCTTCTGGAGGTGGCCTCATGA
- the istB gene encoding IS21-like element helper ATPase IstB — translation MTGTPSQIEYYARALRAPRISDGFRRLGDQARDAGWSHEEYLAAVLSREVSEREASGAATRIKAARFPAHKDLKEFNFDHQPSADRNLIAHLGTGVFLSEAKNVVLLGPPGTGKTHLAVGIGIKAAKAGHRVLFDSATGWVARLQEAHSRGKLAQELVKLRRYSLLVVDEVGYIPFDQDAANLFFQLVSSRYEHASMILTSNLPFARWGDVFGDLTIASAMIDRIVHHAEVISLKGNSYRLKKHQPAASTAQ, via the coding sequence ATGACCGGGACTCCGTCACAGATCGAGTACTACGCCCGGGCCCTGCGCGCACCGCGGATCAGTGATGGGTTCCGCCGGCTCGGGGACCAGGCCAGGGACGCCGGCTGGTCCCATGAGGAGTACCTGGCCGCTGTCCTCTCCCGGGAAGTCTCCGAACGTGAAGCTTCGGGAGCGGCGACGCGGATCAAGGCCGCGAGGTTCCCGGCCCACAAGGACCTCAAGGAGTTCAACTTCGATCACCAGCCCTCCGCGGACCGGAACCTCATCGCGCATCTGGGCACCGGGGTGTTCCTCTCCGAGGCCAAAAACGTGGTCCTCCTCGGGCCACCCGGCACCGGCAAAACCCATCTCGCGGTCGGCATTGGCATCAAGGCAGCCAAGGCCGGGCACCGGGTTCTCTTCGACTCCGCCACTGGCTGGGTCGCCCGGCTCCAGGAGGCGCACTCCCGCGGGAAACTCGCCCAGGAACTGGTCAAACTCCGCCGCTACAGTCTCCTGGTGGTCGACGAAGTCGGCTATATCCCGTTCGATCAGGACGCGGCGAACCTGTTCTTCCAGCTCGTCTCGAGCCGCTACGAACACGCGTCCATGATTCTGACGTCGAACCTCCCGTTCGCCCGCTGGGGCGACGTCTTCGGAGACCTGACCATCGCCTCGGCCATGATCGACCGGATCGTCCACCACGCCGAGGTCATCAGCCTCAAAGGCAACAGCTACCGGCTCAAGAAACACCAACCCGCCGCCAGTACGGCACAATAG
- a CDS encoding DUF2510 domain-containing protein: MDIIMEGAADELKFRLEGVGVPRAIAFSISQVAYVEPKALPHWVPHPIVGEKEVRWLVRKFEPELQRVTGSQAKSAQVMLLCVKIFGPIGGEVVFASGYPGAPTSARGHQAHPSSLNGGQPLHESERPLMNNPSAGWYKDTDNPSQQRWWDGKTWTQHTQAIGGLSNTIDAAAGTSGTVGPSNPAATTGFSLGIAAFFLFNTPIFGLLLSLAAAVVSGIGLSKQSSAMAKKFRVFGIVGLILGIVYTLMALLALSGAL, from the coding sequence ATGGACATCATCATGGAGGGCGCTGCAGACGAACTGAAGTTCCGTCTTGAAGGAGTAGGGGTGCCGAGGGCAATTGCCTTCTCGATCAGCCAAGTGGCTTACGTCGAGCCAAAAGCCCTCCCTCATTGGGTGCCCCATCCGATAGTCGGAGAAAAAGAAGTGAGATGGCTTGTTCGTAAGTTCGAGCCCGAGCTTCAGCGTGTGACAGGCTCTCAGGCTAAATCGGCCCAAGTAATGCTTCTCTGCGTGAAGATCTTCGGCCCGATCGGAGGTGAGGTTGTATTCGCATCGGGGTACCCCGGCGCGCCCACGTCCGCACGCGGCCACCAAGCGCATCCGTCAAGCCTGAATGGGGGACAGCCTCTGCATGAGTCCGAAAGGCCCCTAATGAATAACCCATCGGCAGGTTGGTACAAGGACACTGACAACCCATCACAACAGAGATGGTGGGACGGCAAAACTTGGACTCAGCACACCCAAGCGATCGGCGGCCTTAGCAACACCATCGACGCTGCTGCCGGAACGAGCGGCACGGTCGGACCATCGAACCCAGCAGCAACGACTGGATTCAGTCTTGGCATCGCCGCCTTCTTCCTATTTAACACACCCATCTTTGGACTGCTTCTGTCGCTTGCTGCGGCGGTGGTCTCGGGGATCGGCCTGTCGAAGCAGTCATCCGCCATGGCAAAGAAATTTCGGGTGTTCGGGATTGTCGGCCTGATCCTTGGCATTGTTTATACGCTGATGGCACTCCTTGCTCTAAGCGGCGCCCTTTAG
- a CDS encoding trypco2 family protein, with amino-acid sequence MAEEQPTLGQLIWLVRRELEWVHGVDVDHPLRFDVGSVELDVAVEVARTTGVGGGLDLKVWGVGGSGEFSRESSRGSTTTVHVVLTPRDTRSPGGKFDVSALDTEPPPRRAGVTGTGDVPAESSESTDPDGSPRGARDIEPPPDR; translated from the coding sequence ATGGCTGAGGAACAGCCGACTTTGGGGCAGTTGATTTGGCTGGTGCGGCGTGAACTGGAATGGGTCCATGGAGTCGATGTCGATCATCCGCTGCGGTTCGATGTCGGTTCGGTCGAGCTGGATGTGGCGGTCGAGGTCGCCCGGACCACGGGTGTCGGCGGCGGGCTGGATCTGAAGGTATGGGGAGTGGGCGGCTCGGGTGAGTTCTCCCGCGAGAGCTCACGGGGATCCACCACAACGGTTCATGTCGTATTGACGCCCCGGGACACCCGCTCTCCGGGCGGGAAGTTCGATGTCTCGGCCCTGGACACCGAACCGCCGCCGCGCCGGGCAGGGGTGACAGGCACCGGCGATGTTCCGGCGGAATCGTCTGAGTCCACGGACCCAGATGGTTCCCCGCGGGGGGCGCGCGACATCGAGCCCCCACCCGACCGCTGA